In a single window of the Acidimicrobiia bacterium genome:
- the nuoG gene encoding NADH-quinone oxidoreductase subunit NuoG — translation MTTTPPVPTQLDTSNLKDDEVSLMIDGNLVVAKKGELIIKAAQNAGIFIPRFCYHDRLEPVGMCRMCLVEIEGVRGMPPSCTTPVSQDQVIHFQKDNVEKVQEGVLEFLLINHPLDCPVCDRGGECPLQDQTLAFGPGESRFEEEKRHWEKPIEISDHVLLDRERCIQCARCTRFADDVAGDPLITFAERGQHTEVNTFPDDEFASYFSGNIVQICPVGALTAKPYRFSSRPWDLASIETTCSGCSVGCRGVAQTSRNEMVRFLGVDSEQVNQGWLCDKGRYGYDYTQSDNRILSPYILNINSEKEKVNYNTALDLAAEATKNAKDIFGDKSIAFLGGSRGTNEDAYEFTRLAKSVVGTNRIDVCENVVPADIIFSSKRARISDLDKASAIITLGCDIKETLPVLYLRLRKAVKESKAKLVEVNSFATSMSSLSNTQIELIPGNEISVLKEIEDAVSSIKEVNGDSNSKIILIAGDINQAQDPSSFIELVQNLLENQDIYYLPSHSTSNILGAFEMGFAPSLLPGRVEQNSNIVPSWPASDYSQNSGENTIEILKAASRGDIKVLFLIGANPFASVGDKDLVENAFRCIETIIAVDIFENESTKFANIFLPTTTFSEKSGTVTNIESRVQRVSQVVAPQGNILNDWQIAAMLSKRLGCEHFINTVDDITNEISRVATSFAHLSTTVLDRARDGAILPVIENKDSLVGNDSISVDTPSWEPIVSVAVVHENPLEELNKEEHHPSANIDFAQMITKPFSREKSHTRHLDQYSLRLVFKKQFYKKSTLSNNSDSLNFVSTTHETYSVRVNSRSIDGFIDKDAKSIKFKNDKGSVEVNFKIDNSVMRGVVVANLSNDHPLNILVDHNFEVTDLRFENPSKEGA, via the coding sequence ATGACAACTACACCACCCGTGCCAACACAACTTGATACTTCAAATTTAAAAGATGATGAAGTATCTTTAATGATTGATGGAAATTTAGTTGTGGCAAAAAAGGGAGAGCTAATAATAAAAGCTGCCCAAAATGCTGGTATTTTTATTCCACGTTTTTGTTACCATGATCGACTAGAACCAGTTGGTATGTGCAGAATGTGTTTAGTGGAAATTGAAGGTGTACGCGGTATGCCACCTTCTTGTACGACTCCTGTTTCGCAAGACCAAGTTATTCATTTTCAAAAAGATAATGTTGAAAAAGTACAAGAGGGTGTACTTGAGTTTTTATTGATCAACCATCCACTCGATTGTCCTGTTTGTGACCGTGGTGGAGAATGCCCTTTGCAAGATCAGACTCTTGCATTTGGTCCTGGTGAGTCACGTTTTGAAGAAGAAAAGCGTCATTGGGAAAAACCAATTGAAATTTCTGATCATGTATTATTAGATCGCGAACGCTGTATACAGTGTGCGCGATGTACACGTTTTGCCGACGATGTTGCTGGTGACCCATTGATAACATTTGCTGAGCGTGGTCAGCATACAGAAGTAAATACTTTTCCTGATGACGAATTTGCATCATACTTCTCTGGAAACATAGTTCAAATATGTCCAGTGGGCGCGCTTACAGCAAAACCCTACCGTTTTAGTTCACGACCATGGGATCTAGCATCTATTGAAACTACATGTTCTGGATGTTCGGTTGGATGTCGCGGTGTTGCCCAAACATCACGAAACGAAATGGTAAGATTTTTGGGTGTTGACTCAGAGCAAGTGAATCAAGGTTGGCTTTGCGATAAAGGTAGATACGGCTATGATTATACGCAATCAGATAATCGAATACTTTCTCCTTATATTTTAAATATAAATAGCGAAAAAGAAAAAGTAAATTATAATACTGCTCTAGATCTTGCAGCTGAAGCTACCAAAAATGCTAAAGATATTTTTGGTGATAAATCGATTGCATTTTTAGGCGGATCACGTGGTACAAATGAAGATGCATACGAATTTACCCGTTTAGCTAAATCCGTAGTTGGAACGAATCGGATAGACGTATGTGAAAATGTTGTTCCTGCTGATATTATCTTTTCTTCAAAGCGTGCACGCATTAGTGACTTAGATAAAGCTAGCGCAATAATTACATTGGGTTGCGATATTAAAGAAACTCTACCTGTTCTTTATTTACGTCTAAGAAAAGCAGTTAAAGAGAGCAAAGCAAAGTTGGTTGAAGTAAATTCCTTCGCTACTTCGATGTCCAGTTTAAGTAATACACAAATTGAATTGATTCCTGGTAATGAAATTTCAGTACTAAAAGAAATCGAAGATGCAGTCTCAAGTATTAAAGAAGTCAATGGTGATTCAAATTCGAAAATAATTCTTATTGCTGGTGATATAAACCAAGCACAAGATCCAAGTTCATTTATTGAATTAGTTCAAAACTTATTAGAGAATCAGGATATATATTATTTACCTTCACACTCGACATCGAATATACTTGGAGCCTTTGAAATGGGTTTTGCTCCGTCGTTACTTCCGGGCCGTGTTGAGCAGAATTCTAATATTGTACCTTCTTGGCCAGCAAGTGATTATTCTCAAAATAGTGGAGAAAACACTATTGAAATATTAAAAGCTGCATCGAGGGGAGACATAAAAGTTCTTTTTCTTATAGGTGCTAATCCATTTGCTTCTGTAGGAGATAAAGATCTTGTAGAAAATGCATTTAGATGTATCGAAACAATAATAGCTGTAGATATATTTGAGAATGAATCTACTAAGTTTGCAAATATCTTCTTGCCTACAACAACTTTTTCAGAGAAATCTGGAACAGTTACAAATATTGAATCTCGTGTTCAGCGCGTTTCACAAGTAGTTGCTCCACAAGGAAATATATTAAATGATTGGCAAATAGCAGCCATGCTTTCTAAGCGCTTAGGTTGTGAACATTTTATTAATACAGTGGATGATATTACAAATGAAATTTCAAGAGTAGCAACTAGTTTTGCGCATCTATCCACAACAGTTTTGGATCGTGCTAGAGATGGAGCGATTTTACCTGTAATTGAAAATAAAGATTCACTTGTTGGTAATGATTCAATTTCTGTTGATACTCCGTCATGGGAACCGATTGTGTCTGTCGCTGTAGTTCACGAAAATCCATTAGAAGAATTAAATAAAGAGGAACATCATCCAAGTGCAAATATAGATTTTGCACAAATGATTACTAAGCCTTTTAGTCGAGAGAAATCCCATACGCGTCATTTGGATCAATATTCATTGCGTCTAGTATTCAAGAAACAGTTTTACAAAAAATCAACTTTATCTAATAATTCGGATTCGTTAAATTTTGTCTCAACTACACATGAAACATATAGCGTAAGAGTAAATTCAAGAAGTATCGATGGTTTCATTGATAAAGACGCAAAATCGATTAAATTCAAAAATGATAAAGGTAGCGTTGAAGTAAACTTCAAAATAGATAACTCTGTTATGCGCGGAGTTGTAGTTGCTAACTTGTCAAATGATCATCCACTAAATATTCTTGTAGATCATAATTTTGAAGTTACTGATTTGCGATTTGAAAATCCAAGTAAGGAAGGTGCATAA
- the nuoF gene encoding NADH-quinone oxidoreductase subunit NuoF, with the protein MALKETRIITKRLRENENNHLIDEYIASGGYEIAKKALTLDPAFIIEEVKASGLRGRGGGGFPTGLKWSFLAPDSFPRYLVINADEGEPSTFKDNMLLTNDPHQLVEGIICSAFAIQSNLAFIYLRGELALAYDRVVNAISDARSKGFVGKNIFGSDYDLEIVVHRGAGAYICGEETALIESLEGERGMPRIRPPFPAIAGLYAKPTVVNNVETISTVPHILEMGGAKYGELGVNKSTGTRIFSVSGHVNKPGNYEVELGCTFRQLIDDLAGGIKNNGKIKFFIPGGGSSQWLIGSDEHLDCPLDMDEVGQRFGVMLGSGAIMVYDQSTDPVLVAWRLAKFYAHESCGKCTPCREGTGWLEKVLYRILHNEGRPTDLDMLLDIGDNISPGLNAPFSQTTICPLGPSAVSCIVSLNKFFKDEVLKRISPVNQTVDNEIGSDLASQAQRGTGSNKKVEI; encoded by the coding sequence ATGGCCCTGAAAGAAACACGAATTATTACTAAGCGGCTTCGCGAAAATGAGAATAATCATCTGATAGATGAATATATTGCTAGTGGTGGGTACGAAATTGCTAAGAAGGCATTAACTTTAGATCCTGCTTTTATTATTGAAGAAGTAAAGGCATCAGGTTTGCGTGGTCGTGGTGGTGGAGGATTCCCTACGGGATTAAAATGGTCATTTTTGGCACCAGATTCTTTCCCAAGATATTTAGTTATAAATGCAGACGAGGGTGAGCCATCTACTTTTAAAGACAATATGTTATTAACAAATGATCCGCATCAACTCGTAGAGGGAATTATATGTTCTGCGTTTGCAATTCAAAGTAATCTTGCCTTCATATATTTGCGTGGGGAGTTAGCTCTTGCATATGATCGAGTAGTCAATGCAATATCAGATGCACGATCAAAAGGTTTTGTTGGTAAAAATATTTTTGGTTCTGATTATGATCTTGAGATAGTTGTTCATCGTGGTGCAGGAGCATATATTTGTGGGGAAGAAACAGCATTAATAGAATCGCTTGAAGGCGAACGAGGGATGCCTCGAATCCGACCTCCATTTCCAGCTATTGCTGGCCTATATGCAAAACCTACTGTTGTAAATAATGTTGAAACAATATCAACTGTGCCTCATATCTTAGAAATGGGCGGAGCTAAATATGGTGAACTAGGTGTTAATAAATCAACGGGTACAAGAATCTTTTCTGTTTCTGGACATGTTAATAAACCGGGTAATTATGAAGTTGAACTTGGTTGTACCTTTCGACAACTAATTGATGATCTTGCTGGTGGTATTAAAAATAATGGAAAAATAAAGTTTTTTATTCCTGGTGGAGGATCATCACAATGGCTTATAGGATCAGATGAACACTTAGACTGTCCTCTTGATATGGACGAAGTTGGACAACGTTTTGGTGTCATGCTTGGTTCTGGTGCAATAATGGTATATGACCAAAGCACAGATCCAGTATTAGTTGCCTGGAGGTTAGCTAAATTCTACGCTCATGAAAGTTGTGGTAAATGTACACCGTGTCGCGAAGGAACGGGTTGGCTGGAGAAAGTTTTATATAGGATATTGCATAATGAGGGACGACCAACAGATTTAGATATGCTTTTAGATATTGGCGATAATATTTCTCCCGGATTAAATGCACCATTCTCTCAAACAACAATTTGTCCACTTGGGCCAAGTGCGGTTTCTTGTATTGTCAGTTTGAATAAATTTTTTAAAGATGAAGTACTTAAGCGCATATCACCTGTAAACCAAACAGTTGATAATGAGATAGGATCTGACCTTGCGAGTCAAGCTCAAAGAGGTACAGGCTCTAATAAAAAGGTAGAAATATAA
- a CDS encoding NAD(P)H-dependent oxidoreductase subunit E, with protein MAFTEKNLEQSKQIISQYPNKKSAILPLAHLAQDQDGWLSPEAMREIAKLVDVTAAQVQGTCSFYTMFKREPVGKYLVSVCTNVTCLVLGGPEIHETLTKKYLTDDDVTVEEVECLAKCDGAPCFQVNYEFVENVTPQEAIDVVEDYKSGARVARSISGSLQGTFEVGTSVPSLPLTASSPSGRVEPVVSNLTPDVRSHDGTEGDN; from the coding sequence ATGGCGTTTACGGAAAAAAATCTCGAGCAATCTAAACAAATAATTTCACAATATCCAAATAAAAAATCCGCTATCTTACCTTTAGCGCATCTAGCTCAAGATCAAGACGGCTGGCTTTCCCCAGAAGCAATGCGCGAAATTGCAAAATTAGTAGATGTAACAGCAGCACAAGTTCAAGGTACATGTAGTTTTTACACAATGTTTAAACGTGAGCCTGTTGGTAAATATTTAGTATCTGTTTGTACAAATGTAACTTGTCTTGTTTTAGGCGGACCAGAAATACATGAAACTTTAACTAAAAAATATTTAACAGATGATGATGTAACTGTAGAAGAAGTTGAATGTCTGGCTAAATGCGATGGAGCTCCTTGTTTTCAAGTCAATTATGAATTCGTGGAAAATGTCACCCCACAAGAAGCAATTGACGTGGTTGAGGATTATAAGTCAGGGGCACGTGTCGCTCGTTCTATATCGGGGAGTTTGCAAGGAACTTTTGAGGTTGGTACTTCTGTTCCTTCATTACCACTCACTGCTTCGAGCCCTTCGGGACGTGTCGAGCCTGTAGTCTCGAACCTCACTCCAGATGTTCGCTCACATGATGGTACAGAGGGTGACAACTGA
- a CDS encoding NADH-quinone oxidoreductase subunit D, with product MDQELNKDIFDENTDDEKQEFLASQDNIFHENANDRLFAQTDEGSQTLKKKEIVFAGGPWPDGDLDETMLINMGPQHPSTHGVLRVMMELDGETVIDSKPIIGYLHTGMEKTGEELTYVQGCTNVTRMDYASPLSNELVYSLAAEKLLDIEIPARATWARMMLVELNRISSHLLFQATNGMDVGAVSMMIYGWREREEVLRLLEKITGLRMNHNFIRVGGIAADLPDGWKKDVLEICDMVEKGVKQYDLLLSANPIYRERMVGVGILSTEDALGLSATGPILRSTGYAWDLRKEQPYLAYNEVEFDVITTENGDVFDRYRIRLYEILESVKIVRQCVDKMPLGDFRVQDKKVTPPPRQRIDESMEALIHHFKIFTEGFKVPAGETYMAVESPRGEIGCYIVADSEPKPLRMHIRGPSFYNLQTMSPMMQGRYLADAVAVISSVDPIMGEVDR from the coding sequence ATGGATCAAGAACTAAATAAAGATATATTCGATGAGAATACAGATGATGAAAAACAAGAATTTCTCGCATCCCAAGACAATATTTTTCACGAAAATGCAAACGATAGACTTTTTGCTCAAACAGATGAGGGTTCACAAACCTTAAAGAAAAAAGAAATAGTATTTGCAGGAGGCCCATGGCCAGATGGCGATCTCGATGAGACAATGCTTATAAACATGGGTCCACAACATCCTTCAACACATGGTGTCCTTCGTGTGATGATGGAATTAGATGGCGAAACAGTTATAGATTCAAAACCAATCATCGGATACCTCCATACTGGAATGGAAAAAACTGGTGAAGAACTGACTTATGTTCAAGGTTGCACAAATGTAACCCGTATGGATTACGCGTCACCATTATCAAATGAACTTGTATATTCTTTAGCCGCTGAAAAATTATTAGATATAGAAATACCTGCACGTGCAACATGGGCTCGAATGATGTTAGTTGAGTTAAACAGGATTTCATCACACTTACTATTTCAGGCAACAAATGGTATGGATGTTGGTGCGGTTTCGATGATGATTTATGGTTGGCGTGAACGCGAAGAAGTACTGAGATTATTAGAAAAGATAACTGGTTTAAGAATGAACCATAACTTTATCCGTGTCGGCGGAATAGCAGCAGATCTTCCTGATGGTTGGAAAAAAGATGTTTTAGAGATTTGTGACATGGTCGAAAAAGGTGTTAAACAATATGATTTATTGTTAAGCGCTAACCCAATATATCGTGAGCGCATGGTTGGTGTAGGTATCTTATCGACCGAAGATGCTCTAGGGTTAAGTGCTACGGGACCAATATTGCGATCAACAGGCTATGCTTGGGATTTACGAAAAGAACAACCTTATTTGGCATATAATGAAGTTGAGTTTGATGTTATAACAACAGAAAATGGCGATGTATTCGACCGTTATCGAATTAGGTTATATGAAATTTTAGAATCTGTAAAAATAGTCCGCCAATGTGTAGATAAAATGCCACTCGGTGATTTTCGTGTTCAAGATAAAAAAGTTACACCTCCGCCTCGTCAACGTATTGACGAATCCATGGAAGCACTAATTCACCATTTTAAAATTTTTACTGAGGGTTTTAAAGTTCCTGCAGGTGAGACCTATATGGCTGTTGAATCTCCACGTGGAGAAATTGGATGTTATATTGTCGCCGATAGTGAACCTAAGCCTTTACGTATGCACATTAGAGGACCAAGTTTTTATAATTTGCAAACCATGAGCCCAATGATGCAAGGACGTTACCTGGCAGATGCTGTTGCTGTAATTTCCAGCGTTGATCCTATTATGGGAGAGGTAGATAGATAA
- a CDS encoding NADH-quinone oxidoreductase subunit C: MNSLSSSVIEKFVNVIPTDSHGQDVIYASKTDYKDIVRFLKDQCDVIMCIDVTAVDFHGAHERISIAGVSLERFEIVSNFISHKRNERIRLIVPVNENKTNVDSIMDIFPGANFAEREVYDMFGITFDGHEEMSRILMPEEWIGYPLRKDDTPARIPVNFTDDLPRDSKSDPSIAKQDQSHPVEKRDFS, translated from the coding sequence ATGAATTCCTTGTCTAGTAGTGTAATAGAAAAATTTGTTAATGTAATACCAACAGATTCACATGGACAGGACGTCATTTACGCAAGCAAAACTGATTATAAAGACATAGTTAGATTCCTAAAAGATCAGTGTGATGTAATTATGTGCATAGATGTTACTGCAGTGGATTTTCATGGTGCACATGAAAGAATAAGTATAGCTGGAGTATCATTAGAACGTTTTGAAATTGTATCTAATTTTATTTCTCACAAACGCAATGAAAGAATACGACTTATTGTTCCAGTTAATGAAAATAAAACAAATGTTGATTCAATAATGGATATATTTCCTGGCGCAAATTTTGCAGAGCGCGAAGTATACGACATGTTCGGTATAACTTTTGATGGACATGAAGAAATGTCTAGAATACTAATGCCTGAAGAATGGATAGGTTATCCACTTCGTAAAGATGATACGCCAGCGAGGATTCCAGTTAATTTTACAGATGATTTACCACGAGATTCGAAATCGGATCCTTCTATTGCAAAGCAAGACCAGTCACACCCCGTTGAAAAGCGAGATTTTAGCTAA
- a CDS encoding NADH-quinone oxidoreductase subunit B, producing MGLESVSHNFLTGRLEDMVQWARKNSMWPATFGLACCAIEMMASGAAHYDIARFGMEVFRASPRQADLMIVAGRVSQKMAPVLRQVYDQMAEPKWVISMGVCASSGGMFNNYAIVQGVDQIVPVDVYVPGCPPGPETLIHGILTLHEQVKNGDILKRRSENRTGAGIIIPQIDGQTASGKPLPNPTVRKVKS from the coding sequence ATGGGTTTAGAATCAGTATCACATAACTTTTTGACCGGTCGTTTAGAAGACATGGTTCAATGGGCAAGAAAAAATTCTATGTGGCCTGCAACTTTTGGATTAGCATGTTGTGCAATCGAGATGATGGCATCTGGAGCTGCTCACTATGATATTGCTCGATTTGGAATGGAAGTATTTCGCGCTTCTCCGCGTCAAGCAGACTTGATGATAGTTGCTGGTAGAGTAAGTCAGAAAATGGCACCAGTATTACGTCAAGTATACGATCAGATGGCAGAACCAAAATGGGTTATTTCAATGGGTGTTTGTGCTTCTAGCGGTGGAATGTTTAATAATTACGCCATTGTCCAAGGGGTGGATCAAATAGTTCCAGTTGATGTGTACGTACCTGGTTGTCCTCCAGGGCCTGAGACTTTGATACATGGTATTTTAACTCTCCATGAGCAAGTAAAAAATGGAGATATTTTAAAACGTCGTAGCGAAAATAGAACAGGTGCAGGAATAATTATTCCTCAAATAGATGGTCAAACTGCCAGCGGAAAACCCTTACCGAACCCTACAGTTCGAAAGGTTAAATCATGA
- a CDS encoding NADH-quinone oxidoreductase subunit A — MLRSYQPILILLVIALIFVFASFAASILLGPKRRTMAKTAPYECGIIPEKDTQERFSVKFYLLAIAFIVIDVEIIFLYPFATIFVRRTFPNGIEIAGLGSAGLAVMGIFLIVLLFPFAYLLSSGVLNFGPLTSRKSKIVKPIIRSEGFVRGEK; from the coding sequence ATGCTTCGTTCTTATCAACCTATTTTAATACTTTTAGTTATAGCGCTAATATTTGTTTTTGCTTCTTTTGCTGCCTCAATTCTTTTGGGTCCAAAACGAAGAACTATGGCAAAAACTGCACCTTATGAATGTGGAATAATCCCAGAAAAAGACACGCAGGAAAGATTTTCTGTAAAATTCTATTTGCTTGCAATAGCTTTTATAGTTATCGATGTTGAAATAATATTTCTATATCCATTTGCGACAATATTTGTACGTAGAACATTCCCTAATGGAATAGAGATTGCCGGTTTAGGTTCGGCTGGTCTAGCTGTTATGGGAATATTTTTGATTGTTCTCCTTTTTCCTTTTGCCTATTTATTATCTAGTGGAGTTTTAAATTTTGGACCCTTGACATCAAGAAAATCAAAAATCGTAAAACCAATAATCCGCTCAGAGGGTTTCGTTCGAGGTGAAAAATAA
- a CDS encoding Rieske 2Fe-2S domain-containing protein translates to MDQGTMIVLVIGAVLIIGVGSVVLLGRHAAQSDQTQNAVSTKSGRSSEAETVEDGVTKTKTETYEPISEEEIGVSRRKFLNRSIYALLGLGFGLPYITSMLSFLIPTGKGGFGGLIGVTKGISEILSTIETEKKPYYIPEARAYIVPFPKDNAVAVEAANKVAEYTKDKSIFDAMTETGIVALYQRCPHLGCRVPWCGSSQWFECPCHGSKFNRVGEKVGGPAPRGMDRFPVVVAGDKLTINTNLSSIVSGPPIGTDTTKQGAEGPLCV, encoded by the coding sequence ATGGATCAAGGCACAATGATTGTTTTAGTAATCGGAGCTGTATTAATAATTGGTGTTGGTAGCGTTGTCTTACTTGGTAGACATGCTGCGCAATCTGACCAAACACAAAATGCTGTAAGTACTAAATCAGGGAGAAGCTCAGAGGCTGAAACAGTAGAAGACGGTGTTACAAAAACAAAAACTGAGACATATGAGCCAATAAGCGAAGAAGAAATTGGAGTATCAAGAAGAAAATTTCTAAATAGATCAATCTATGCTTTATTAGGATTAGGTTTTGGATTGCCATATATAACTTCTATGTTGTCATTCTTAATCCCAACTGGTAAAGGTGGTTTCGGTGGTCTAATAGGAGTGACAAAAGGCATATCTGAAATTCTTTCAACAATTGAAACTGAAAAGAAACCATATTACATTCCAGAAGCACGTGCATATATAGTTCCATTTCCAAAAGATAATGCTGTTGCTGTAGAGGCTGCCAATAAAGTTGCTGAATATACTAAAGACAAATCAATATTTGATGCAATGACAGAAACTGGTATTGTTGCCTTGTACCAAAGGTGTCCACATTTAGGATGCCGTGTTCCTTGGTGTGGTTCATCACAATGGTTCGAATGTCCTTGTCATGGTTCAAAGTTTAATCGTGTAGGCGAAAAAGTTGGTGGTCCGGCACCTAGAGGAATGGACCGTTTCCCAGTTGTTGTTGCTGGCGATAAATTAACTATAAATACTAATTTGAGTTCAATTGTTTCTGGTCCGCCTATTGGCACAGATACAACTAAGCAAGGAGCTGAGGGTCCATTATGCGTATAG
- a CDS encoding menaquinol-cytochrome c reductase cytochrome b subunit, which produces MGEIPEHLLKRAAERKAALAAAAGGDADAGDASSATKPDSGASDPVASTDNSSSAPAATTVEEPEVVLTGAAAKIPAALLARSKNRRAVLSGDAPAPGAGGGVGVATKISDPSDSGPDGHTHRLLTVVKSGSIQQVKGEAQDKVHTWPHLVSVELGAMLISTAALSLFAMFVRAPLLGLADFNQTPNPSKAPWYFLGLQELLTMFHPMVAGVTVPGVALALLAITPYFDKNPNTDPEKRKFAITMMTIFLVFWGTLVIIGSFFRGQGFNFVFPMHSGVYFEL; this is translated from the coding sequence ATGGGTGAAATACCAGAGCATTTATTAAAAAGAGCAGCCGAACGTAAAGCTGCATTGGCAGCTGCTGCGGGGGGTGACGCCGACGCAGGTGATGCCTCATCGGCTACGAAGCCAGACTCTGGCGCGTCTGACCCAGTTGCAAGCACAGATAATTCATCATCAGCGCCTGCCGCGACTACAGTTGAAGAACCAGAGGTTGTACTTACTGGTGCTGCTGCAAAAATTCCTGCAGCTTTATTAGCTCGTTCAAAAAATCGTCGTGCAGTATTAAGCGGCGACGCACCAGCACCCGGAGCCGGTGGTGGGGTTGGCGTTGCAACAAAGATTTCTGATCCTAGTGATTCTGGACCTGATGGTCATACTCATCGATTATTGACTGTTGTTAAATCTGGTTCAATCCAACAAGTTAAAGGTGAAGCTCAAGATAAAGTTCATACATGGCCACATTTAGTTTCAGTTGAACTTGGTGCAATGTTAATTTCTACTGCTGCATTATCTTTGTTCGCAATGTTTGTGCGCGCACCACTCTTAGGTCTTGCGGACTTTAACCAAACACCTAACCCATCAAAGGCACCATGGTACTTTTTGGGTTTACAAGAATTGTTAACAATGTTCCACCCTATGGTCGCTGGTGTAACCGTACCAGGTGTGGCGCTAGCACTTTTGGCAATAACACCATACTTTGATAAAAACCCGAATACCGATCCAGAAAAAAGAAAATTTGCCATAACTATGATGACAATATTTTTAGTATTCTGGGGAACTTTGGTTATTATCGGTTCGTTCTTTAGAGGTCAAGGTTTTAACTTTGTCTTCCCAATGCACTCAGGAGTTTATTTCGAACTCTAG
- a CDS encoding cytochrome b N-terminal domain-containing protein, producing MHDSQAMNSIFRPGSVFRKGYSDSPRNRSYVIMNNVLYHLHPVKVKRHAVKVSYTLCLGGLSFFLFMVLTVTGVFLMFFYRPTAEQAWADIQTLETAVYFGSFVRNMHRWAAHLMVLSVFLHMARVFYHGAYKAPREFNWVIGIILLTLTLLLSFTGYLLPWDQLALWAVTVGTNMMGYSPVLRENVQFVLLGGNVISGDTLLRWYVLHVFLLPFVIVIFMAVHFWRVRKDGGISGPL from the coding sequence ATGCATGATAGTCAGGCTATGAATTCAATATTCAGACCTGGTTCAGTATTTCGTAAAGGTTATAGCGACTCACCGCGTAACCGCTCATATGTGATTATGAATAATGTCCTGTATCATTTGCATCCAGTAAAAGTAAAACGACATGCTGTTAAAGTTTCATATACTCTTTGTTTAGGTGGATTGAGTTTTTTCCTATTTATGGTTCTAACTGTTACAGGTGTTTTCTTAATGTTCTTTTACCGTCCAACTGCTGAACAAGCCTGGGCGGATATTCAAACTTTAGAAACAGCAGTATATTTTGGTTCGTTTGTAAGAAATATGCATCGTTGGGCAGCTCACCTTATGGTACTTTCTGTATTCTTACACATGGCGCGAGTTTTTTATCACGGAGCATATAAAGCGCCCCGTGAATTTAACTGGGTTATCGGTATTATATTATTAACTTTAACTTTGCTATTAAGTTTTACAGGATACTTACTTCCATGGGATCAACTTGCACTATGGGCTGTAACTGTGGGTACTAATATGATGGGTTATTCCCCGGTTCTTAGAGAAAACGTTCAATTCGTTTTGTTAGGAGGTAATGTCATTTCTGGCGATACCTTGCTGAGGTGGTATGTATTACATGTGTTCTTGCTGCCATTTGTGATTGTCATATTTATGGCCGTTCACTTCTGGCGTGTACGAAAAGATGGCGGAATTTCTGGACCACTCTAG
- a CDS encoding 4Fe-4S binding protein, with translation MAKNDANPAMPEFVQDYVVTEVDPSYLLKSVKPKQFLHIDQSECIMCEGCVDICPWKCIHMVSVKSITDSSGTDLPSEDPQATVAFIVDEDICTRCALCVDRCPTGVITLGKVNENTKDGDPHIRTDRNGYAYGVRF, from the coding sequence ATGGCAAAGAACGATGCAAACCCAGCAATGCCTGAGTTTGTACAAGACTATGTTGTTACAGAAGTTGATCCTTCCTATCTTCTTAAATCTGTTAAACCAAAACAATTTTTACATATTGACCAAAGTGAATGCATTATGTGTGAAGGTTGTGTAGATATTTGTCCATGGAAATGTATACACATGGTTAGTGTTAAATCGATTACAGATTCAAGTGGAACAGATCTACCAAGCGAAGATCCACAAGCAACTGTTGCATTCATAGTTGATGAAGATATATGTACTCGATGTGCACTATGTGTTGATCGTTGTCCTACTGGTGTTATTACTCTAGGTAAAGTAAATGAAAACACTAAAGATGGTGACCCGCATATAAGAACCGACCGTAATGGATATGCATACGGGGTTAGGTTCTAA